In one Variovorax sp. V213 genomic region, the following are encoded:
- a CDS encoding aspartate aminotransferase family protein, with the protein MNTSNSNAAGIARIGDEPKGGSVLGFYAPKGSARPPQVARGEGIFLWDANGKRYLDATAGAVVANIGHGNPRVLAAMAEQASKVTFAYPRFFESEHNIALADSVCELAGEGFDRAFFVSGGSEANEAAIKLARQYAVVTGQGSRSKVISRDPSYHGSTLGALAVTGDANTLGLYGPMVRAMPKVPAPLSYRIPEGHTVESHEQACADALEQTILREGPDTVLAFILEPIGGLSTGAVVSSGAYFRRVREICDRHGVLVIFDEIMSGAGRTGAFLAAHHWEGARPDLVTLAKGLAAGYTPLGCLLAPNRMVDAIAGAGGFVHGHTYFTNPLSCAVARAVVDEVVRQDLVTRARDMGELLMARLRDIASRSPIVGDVRGKGLLTAIEIVSDKATRSQLPVAFNAPARLTEHGLKHGIALYNRRANLGAFGDFQMITPPLTITEAEIDELAGLLEKSLADLADEVARKGLAR; encoded by the coding sequence ATGAACACCTCGAATTCCAACGCGGCCGGCATCGCCCGGATTGGCGACGAGCCCAAGGGCGGCTCTGTCCTCGGCTTCTACGCCCCCAAGGGGTCGGCCCGCCCGCCGCAAGTCGCGCGCGGCGAAGGCATCTTTCTGTGGGATGCGAACGGCAAGCGCTACCTCGATGCAACCGCCGGCGCCGTCGTCGCGAACATAGGCCACGGCAACCCGCGCGTGCTGGCCGCGATGGCCGAGCAGGCATCGAAAGTGACCTTTGCATACCCGCGCTTTTTCGAGAGCGAGCACAACATTGCGCTGGCCGACAGCGTCTGCGAACTCGCAGGCGAAGGCTTCGACCGCGCCTTCTTCGTGTCGGGCGGCTCGGAGGCCAACGAGGCTGCGATCAAGCTCGCGCGCCAGTACGCGGTCGTGACCGGCCAGGGCAGCCGCTCGAAGGTGATCTCGCGCGATCCGAGCTACCACGGCTCGACGCTCGGCGCGCTGGCGGTCACGGGCGATGCCAACACGCTCGGCCTGTATGGTCCGATGGTCCGCGCCATGCCCAAGGTGCCGGCGCCCTTGTCGTACCGCATCCCCGAGGGCCACACCGTCGAGTCGCACGAGCAGGCATGCGCCGACGCGCTCGAACAGACCATCCTGCGCGAGGGTCCGGACACGGTGCTGGCGTTCATCCTCGAGCCCATCGGCGGTCTCTCGACCGGTGCGGTGGTTTCCTCGGGCGCCTACTTCCGGCGCGTGCGCGAGATCTGCGACCGCCACGGCGTGCTGGTGATCTTCGACGAGATCATGAGCGGCGCCGGCCGCACCGGCGCCTTCCTGGCCGCGCACCACTGGGAGGGCGCGCGCCCGGACCTCGTGACGCTCGCCAAGGGCCTGGCCGCCGGATACACCCCGCTCGGTTGCCTGCTCGCACCGAACCGGATGGTCGATGCGATCGCGGGTGCCGGCGGCTTCGTGCACGGCCATACCTACTTCACGAATCCGCTGTCGTGTGCGGTTGCACGCGCGGTGGTCGACGAGGTCGTGCGGCAAGACCTCGTGACGCGCGCACGCGACATGGGCGAACTGCTGATGGCACGCCTGCGCGACATCGCATCGCGATCGCCGATCGTCGGCGACGTGCGCGGCAAGGGCCTGCTCACGGCCATCGAGATCGTCTCGGACAAGGCCACGCGCAGCCAGCTGCCGGTCGCTTTCAACGCGCCCGCGCGGCTGACCGAGCACGGCTTGAAGCATGGCATCGCGCTCTACAACCGCCGGGCCAACCTCGGCGCCTTCGGGGATTTCCAGATGATCACGCCGCCGCTCACGATCACCGAAGCGGAGATCGACGAGTTGGCCGGCCTGCTCGAAAAGTCGCTCGCCGATCTCGCCGACGAGGTCGCGCGCAAGGGCCTCGCACGCTGA
- a CDS encoding LysR substrate-binding domain-containing protein, protein MKHVHDRLDLLDTFQKIGESGSLSKAARLLGTTQPTVSRRLLELERLLGCKLALRTTASFSLTDEGRSLLVEARDLGDRWSGLSQRLKGGQSQPEGTLRVIGPSGYGTGFLTDAVTDLRAAHPALRVELTLTDRVLDLTAWGADCWVCVGEVRDPGLVSRKLGTMERVLIATPELLKKLGPVSIARLAQLPCVGLVPYVSGNVRMLDRSGRPRMVMLDTPIQTDSLLSSYRAILNGAGIGAAAPWMCQEDLKTGRVQRVLANWWLEPIAIHVALPPGIYRPARVTAFIQALKARMFALSGFKPSH, encoded by the coding sequence ATGAAGCATGTACATGATCGGCTCGACCTGCTCGACACGTTCCAGAAGATCGGCGAGAGCGGATCGCTCAGCAAGGCAGCGCGGCTGCTGGGCACGACGCAGCCCACGGTCAGCCGGCGGCTGCTCGAACTGGAGCGGCTGCTCGGCTGCAAGCTGGCGCTGCGCACCACCGCGAGCTTTTCGCTCACCGACGAAGGGCGCTCGCTGCTCGTCGAGGCGCGCGACCTCGGCGACCGCTGGTCAGGCCTGTCGCAACGCCTGAAGGGCGGACAAAGCCAGCCTGAAGGCACGCTGCGCGTGATCGGGCCTTCGGGGTACGGGACGGGCTTCCTGACCGATGCCGTGACCGACCTGCGCGCGGCACATCCCGCGCTGCGCGTCGAACTCACGTTGACCGATCGGGTGCTCGACCTGACTGCCTGGGGAGCGGACTGCTGGGTCTGCGTGGGAGAAGTGCGTGATCCTGGATTGGTGAGTCGCAAGCTCGGCACGATGGAACGCGTGCTGATCGCCACGCCCGAATTGCTCAAGAAGCTGGGGCCCGTCAGCATCGCGCGTCTTGCGCAGTTGCCTTGCGTCGGGCTCGTGCCCTACGTGAGCGGCAACGTGCGCATGCTGGATCGATCGGGCCGCCCCCGCATGGTGATGCTCGACACGCCGATCCAGACCGACAGCCTGTTGTCGAGCTACCGCGCGATCCTCAACGGAGCCGGGATCGGCGCGGCGGCCCCCTGGATGTGCCAGGAAGACCTCAAGACCGGTCGGGTGCAACGGGTGCTGGCGAACTGGTGGCTCGAACCCATCGCCATTCATGTCGCGCTGCCTCCGGGCATCTACCGTCCCGCGCGCGTGACGGCTTTCATCCAAGCGCTCAAGGCGCGGATGTTTGCCCTTTCCGGATTCAAGCCATCGCACTAA
- a CDS encoding GNAT family N-acetyltransferase produces the protein MNIQEARPSDAPMIASVLQEAAEWLASDGRPLWSATEIGLERVLRDVSNGLFHIARQDEQLAGVMKFELEDAYFWPEVLPCTSAFVHKLAVRRAWAKKGVSTALLSYARTRAQQLGRDHLRLDCVADRQGLRNLYEGFGFALHSVVRIGASSYARYELSTATL, from the coding sequence ATGAACATCCAGGAAGCGCGCCCCTCCGATGCGCCAATGATTGCCTCCGTCCTGCAAGAGGCAGCCGAGTGGCTCGCCAGCGACGGTAGGCCGCTTTGGTCGGCAACCGAGATTGGCCTCGAACGCGTCCTGCGAGACGTGAGCAATGGTCTCTTCCACATTGCCCGTCAGGACGAGCAACTGGCTGGCGTCATGAAGTTCGAGTTGGAGGACGCCTATTTTTGGCCCGAGGTCCTGCCGTGCACCTCGGCTTTTGTTCACAAGCTCGCCGTACGCCGAGCGTGGGCGAAGAAGGGCGTCTCGACCGCGCTGCTGTCATATGCCCGAACTCGGGCTCAGCAGCTTGGACGTGATCACCTTCGCCTGGACTGCGTTGCGGACCGCCAAGGGTTGCGGAATCTTTATGAAGGCTTCGGCTTCGCCCTGCACAGCGTCGTTCGGATAGGGGCCTCTTCGTATGCGCGGTATGAACTCTCGACGGCAACCCTGTAG
- a CDS encoding tetratricopeptide repeat protein, translated as MFLPPQIVEVSVDQSWRYETPYPPLGFRPFAEGELGNGDSFGLYWPIGLETREPIVVETWHDSWQIQPTYSSLSSFLAALEKAEGEYPEPPSIEQDARSPRALFEDAKRKVQAQAVADAVSLLERALEVLPEYTDALCLLWAQYVRQGRIDEALAVAVKAIIAPPSFGGRATKPLRWLQGRSNAPTLEHDPIWQGRAELELSYGGVKENGDYAVYRAAIQTYLNASRYVEACTLMQTYAELMHAETVAFQERQGFVKADFVATQIAASRKLPHGPRA; from the coding sequence ATGTTCCTCCCCCCTCAGATTGTCGAAGTCAGCGTTGACCAATCTTGGCGCTACGAGACGCCGTACCCTCCCTTGGGCTTTCGACCCTTCGCTGAAGGGGAGCTCGGCAACGGCGATTCGTTTGGGCTTTATTGGCCTATTGGGCTGGAAACGCGAGAGCCCATCGTGGTCGAGACTTGGCACGATTCATGGCAGATTCAGCCGACGTACTCTTCACTGTCCTCATTCCTGGCCGCGCTTGAGAAAGCTGAGGGCGAATATCCTGAGCCTCCCTCTATTGAACAGGACGCGCGTTCACCACGAGCGCTGTTCGAGGACGCGAAGCGAAAAGTGCAGGCCCAAGCTGTCGCCGACGCCGTTTCGCTGTTGGAAAGGGCGTTGGAGGTCCTGCCCGAGTACACGGATGCACTTTGCCTTCTTTGGGCCCAGTATGTTCGGCAAGGTCGCATAGATGAAGCGCTTGCAGTCGCGGTCAAGGCAATCATCGCTCCGCCATCATTTGGAGGCCGTGCGACCAAGCCGCTCAGATGGTTGCAGGGGCGAAGCAACGCGCCGACCTTGGAACATGACCCGATTTGGCAAGGACGCGCGGAACTCGAGCTGTCCTACGGGGGCGTCAAGGAGAACGGAGACTATGCCGTGTATCGAGCAGCGATCCAGACCTACCTAAATGCCTCGCGGTATGTTGAAGCGTGCACGCTCATGCAAACCTATGCGGAACTGATGCACGCTGAGACGGTGGCCTTCCAAGAGCGACAAGGATTCGTGAAGGCTGACTTCGTGGCTACCCAAATTGCTGCCAGCCGTAAGCTGCCGCATGGGCCACGGGCGTAA
- a CDS encoding dihydrofolate reductase family protein, whose amino-acid sequence MGLLTFSLNVTLDGCVDHQEGIADDETHAFFTRLMDEGGAMLWGRATYEMMESYWPAVTRGDVEAPPTVREWAAKLEIKPKYVVSSTRTDFPWTNSHHIAGDLRSGVQKLKDATPAGVLLGSGKLAAELDRLDLIDEYKFLVHPRIAGHGPTLYQSGLPSTRRLELVSAKPLSNGAVAMHYRRARG is encoded by the coding sequence ATGGGACTTCTAACTTTCAGCCTCAACGTCACCCTGGACGGCTGCGTCGACCACCAGGAGGGAATCGCCGACGACGAGACGCACGCCTTCTTCACCCGCCTCATGGACGAGGGTGGGGCGATGCTATGGGGCCGCGCCACCTACGAGATGATGGAGAGCTACTGGCCGGCGGTCACCCGCGGCGATGTGGAGGCACCTCCGACGGTGCGCGAATGGGCGGCCAAGCTGGAGATCAAGCCAAAGTACGTCGTGTCGTCGACGCGAACGGACTTCCCGTGGACCAACAGCCACCACATCGCCGGCGACTTGCGCTCAGGCGTGCAAAAGCTCAAGGACGCGACCCCGGCCGGCGTGCTCCTCGGTAGCGGCAAGCTCGCGGCCGAGCTGGACCGGCTGGATCTGATCGACGAGTACAAGTTCCTCGTTCACCCCAGGATCGCCGGCCACGGCCCGACCCTGTACCAGAGCGGGCTGCCCAGCACGCGACGGCTTGAGCTGGTCTCGGCAAAGCCGCTCAGCAACGGCGCGGTCGCAATGCATTACCGGCGCGCGCGCGGCTAG
- a CDS encoding site-specific integrase has product MDALTVPAPRPPWNKDKLVGQKRPFKLKEIWAIRTRLQLSRRTRDLALFNLGIDSKLRACDLVKLRVRDVANGDRTAARANVVQQKTGRPVQFELTDPTREAVSSWINLAHLRSEDFLFPSRVHSSPHLGTRQYARIVDGWVEEIGLDPAEYGTHSMRRTKASLVYRRTKNLRAVQLLLGHTKLESTVRYLGIEVEDALEMAEQTEA; this is encoded by the coding sequence ATGGACGCTCTCACCGTCCCAGCACCGCGGCCCCCGTGGAACAAAGACAAACTCGTGGGGCAGAAGCGGCCTTTCAAGCTCAAGGAGATTTGGGCCATCCGCACCCGGCTCCAGTTGTCCCGTCGTACTCGAGACCTTGCACTTTTCAATCTCGGAATCGACAGCAAGCTCAGAGCATGCGACCTGGTGAAGCTGCGGGTCCGCGATGTTGCCAACGGCGACCGGACGGCCGCACGGGCGAACGTGGTGCAGCAAAAGACCGGGCGACCGGTCCAATTTGAACTCACCGATCCAACGCGGGAGGCCGTGTCCAGCTGGATCAATCTGGCCCACCTTCGTTCCGAGGATTTCCTTTTCCCTAGCCGGGTGCATTCGTCGCCGCATCTCGGGACCAGGCAGTACGCTCGAATTGTTGATGGGTGGGTGGAAGAGATCGGACTGGACCCGGCCGAGTACGGCACCCACTCAATGCGCCGGACCAAGGCTTCCTTGGTCTACCGCCGAACGAAAAACCTTCGCGCGGTGCAGCTCCTGCTCGGCCACACCAAGCTGGAGAGCACTGTGCGTTACCTCGGAATCGAGGTCGAGGACGCACTGGAGATGGCTGAGCAGACAGAAGCCTGA